A DNA window from Patagioenas fasciata isolate bPatFas1 chromosome 1, bPatFas1.hap1, whole genome shotgun sequence contains the following coding sequences:
- the CAND1 gene encoding cullin-associated NEDD8-dissociated protein 1, translating into MASASYHISNLLEKMTSSDKDFRFMATNDLMTELQKDSIKLDDDSERKVVKMILKLLEDKNGEVQNLAVKCLGPLVSKVKEYQVETIVDTLCTNMLSDKEQLRDISSIGLKTVIGELPPASSGSALAANVCKKITGRLTSAIAKQEDVSVQLEALDIMADMLSRQGGLLVNFHPSILTCLLPQLTSPRLAVRKRTIIALGHLVMSCGNMVFVDLIEHLLTELSKNDSMSTTRTYIQCIAAISRQAGHRIGEYLEKIIPLVVKFCNVDDDELREYCIQAFESFVRRCPKEVYPHVSTIINICLKYLTYDPNYNYDDEDEDENAMDADGGDDDDQGSDDEYSDDDDMSWKVRRAAAKCLDAVVSTRHEMLPEFYKTVSPALIARFKEREENVKADVFHAYLSLLKQTRPVQSWLCDPDAMEQGETPLTMLQSQVPNIVKALHKQMKEKSVKTRQCCFNMLTELVNVLPGALTQHVPVLVPGIIFSLNDKSSSSNLKIDALSCLYVILCNHSPQVFHPHVQALVPPVVACVGDLFYKITSEALLVTQQLVKVIRPLDQPSSFDASPYIKDLFTCTIKRLKAADIDQEVKERAISCMGQIICSLGDSLGTDLPSTLQIFLERLKNEITRLTTVKAMTLIAGSPLKIDLRPILGEGVPILASFLRKNQRALKLGTLSALDILIKNYSDSLTAAMIDAVLDELPPLISESDMHVSQMAISFLTTLAKVYPSSLSKISGSILNELIGLVRSPLLQGGALSAMLEFFQALVVTGTNNLGYMDLLRMLTGPVYSQSTALTHKQSYYSIAKCVAALTRACPKEGPAVVGQFIQDVKNSRSTDSIRLLALLSLGEVGHHIDLSGQIELKSVILEAFSSPSEEVKSAASYALGSISVGNLPEYLPFVLQEITSQPKRQYLLLHSLKEIISSASVIGLKPYVENIWALLLKHCECAEEGTRNVVAECLGKLTLIDPETLLPRLKGYLASGSSYARSSVVTAVKFTISDHPQPIDPLLKNCIGDFLKMLEDPDLNVRRVALVTFNSAAHNKPSLIRDLLDTVLPHLYNETKVRKELIREVEMGPFKHTVDDGLDIRKAAFECMYTLLDSCLDRLDIFEFLNHVEDGLKDHYDIKMLTFLMLVRLSTLCPSAVLQRLDRLVEPLRATCTTKVKANSVKQEFEKQDELKRSAMRAVAALLTIPEAEKSPLMSEFQSQISSNPELAAIFESIQKDSSSTNLESMDTS; encoded by the exons CCTTGGCCCTTTGGTGAGTAAAGTGAAGGAGTATCAAGTGGAGACCATTGTAGATACCCTCTGTACAAACATGCTTTCCGATAAAGAACAGTTACGTGACATTTCAAGCATTGGCCTTAAAACTGTGATTGGAGAACTCCCCCCAGCTTCCAGTG GTTCTGCATTAGCAGCTAATGTTTGCAAAAAGATCACAGGGCGTCTTACTAGTGCTATAGCCAAGCAGGAAGATGTGTCTGTTCAACTGGAGGCACTGGATATCATGGCTGATATGCTGAGCAG GCAAGGAGGACTGCTTGTTAACTTCCATCCTTCAATTCTGACCTGTCTGCTCCCCCAGCTGACTAGCCCCAGGCTTGCTGTGAGGAAAAGAACCATCATTGCTCTCGGTCACCTGGTTATGAGTTGTGGCAATATGGTTTTTGTTGACCTCATTGAACATCTGTTGACAGAGCTGTCTAAAAATGATTCCATGTCAACAACTAGGACCTATATACAATGTATTGCTGCTATCAGTAGGCAAGCAGGTCACAGAATAg GTGAATATCTTGAGAAAATAATTCCTTTGGTTGTAAAGTTTTGTAATGTAGATGATGATGAACTAAGAGAGTATTGCATTCAAGCCTTTGAATCCTTTGTTAGGAG ATGTcctaaagaagtttatcctcatgtATCTACTATTATAAACATTTGTCTTAAATATCTTACCTATGATCCGAACTACAAttatgatgatgaagatgaagatgaaaatGCAATGGATGccgatggtggtgatgatgatgatcaaG ggaGCGACGATGAATATAGTGATGATGATGACATGAGCTGGAAAGTGAGGCGTGCAGCTGCTAAATGTCTGGATGCTGTGGTTAGCACACGACATGAAATGCTTCCAGAATTCTACAAAACTGTATCTCCTGCATTAATAGCCAGATTCAAAGAACGTGAAGAGAATGTTAAAGCAGATGTTTTTCATGCGTAtctttctcttttaaaacaaactCGACCTGTGCAAAGTTGGCTTTGTGATCCTGATGCAATGGAACAAGGAGAGACACCTTTGACAATGCTTCAgagtcag GTCCCCAACATAGTCAAAGCCTTGCACAAACAGATGAAGGAGAAAAGTGTGAAGACTCGTCAGTGTTGCTTTAACATGCTGACTGAGCTAGTGAATGTATTGCCTGGAGCCCTAACACAACATGTTCCTGTACTTGTACCAG gaataATTTTTTCTCTGAATGACAAATCAAGTTCTTCTAATCTGAAGATAGATGCTTTGTCCTGTTTGTATGTGATCCTCTGCAATCATTCTCCTCAGGTCTTCCATCCTCATGTTCAAGCATTGGTACCTCCTGTTGTAGCTTGTGTTGGAGACCTGTTTTACAAGATAACATCAGAGGCACTTTTGGTTACCCAACAACTTGTGAAAGTCATTCGTCCTTTAGACCAGCCTTCTTCCTTTGATGCTTCTCCTTACATCAAAGATTTGTTTACTTGTACAATCAAGAGATTAAAGGCTGCTGACATTGATCAGGAGGTGAAAGAAAGGGCAATATCTTGCATGGGTCAAATAATATGTAGCCTTGGTGACAGCCTAGGCACAGACCTACCTAGTACACTTCAGATCTTCCTAGAGAGACTGAAGAACGAGATCACTCGTTTGACTACAGTGAAGGCCATGACATTGATTGCTGGTTCTCCTTTGAAGATAGATTTGAGACCAATCCTTGGGGAAGGAGTTCCCATTCTTGCTTCTTTTTTGAGAAAGAACCAACGAGCTTTGAAACTGGGCACTCTTTCTGCTCTAGATATTTTAATTAAGAATTACAGTGACAGCTTGACAGCTGCTATGATTGATGCTGTCCTGGATGAGCTTCCACCTCTTATTAGTGAAAGTGATATGCATGTATCACAGATGGCCATCAGTTTTCTGACAACACTGGCGAAAGTATATCCTTCCTCCCTGTCAAAGATTAGTGGGTCCATTCTCAATGAACTTATTGGGCTGGTGAGATCACCTCTACTTCAGGGTGGAGCACTTAGTGCCATGCTAGAATTTTTCCAAGCTTTGGTTGTGACTGGTACAAATAATTTAGGATATATGGATTTACTGCGCATGTTAACGGGTCCAGTGTACTCGCAGAGCACAGCACTTACTCACAAGCAGTCTTACTATTCCATTGCCAAATGTGTTGCTGCACTTACTCGAGCCTGCCCTAAGGAAGGACCAGCTGTTGTAGGTCAGTTCATTCAAGATGTCAAGAACTCCAGGTCCACGGATTCCATTCGGCTTTTGGCTTTGCTTTCTCTTGGGGAAGTTGGGCATCACATTGACTTAAGTGGACAAATTGAGCTGAAGTCTGTAATACTAGAAGCTTTCTCTTCTCCTAGTGAAGAAGTCAAATCGGCAGCATCTTATGCATTAGGCAGTATTAGTGTTGGCAATCTTCCTGAGTATCTGCCATTTGTCTTACAAGAAATAACCAGTCAGCCGAAGAGGCAATACCTCCTTCTTCATTCCTTGAAAGAAATAATTAGCTCTGCATCAGTCATTGGTCTCAAACCATATGTTGAGAACATCTGGGCCTTACTCCTGAAACACTGTGAATGTGCAGAAGAGGGTACAAGGAATGTTGTTGCTGAGTGCTTGGGCAAGCTTACATTAATAGACCCAGAGACTCTTCTTCCACGGCTCAAGGGATACTTGGCATCGG GGTCCTCCTATGCACGAAGTTCGGTGGTTACTGCTGTCAAGTTCACTATTTCTGATCATCCACAACCCATAGACCCACTCTTGAAGAACTGCATAG GTGATTTTCTGAAAATGTTGGAGGACCCAGATCTCAATGTCAGGAGAGTAGCCCTAGTGACATTTAATTCAGCTGCACACAATAAACCATCGCTAATAAGGGACCTCTTAGATACTGTTCTTCCTCATCTTTACAATGAAACAAAAGTCAGAAAGGAATTAATCAGAGAG GTGGAAATGGGACCATTTAAGCATACAGTTGACGATGGGTTGGACATAAGGAAAGCAGCTTTTGAGTGCATGTATACCCTTTTGGATAGCTGTTTGGATAGACTAGATATATTTGAATTCTTAAACCACGTTGAAGATGGCCTGAAGGATCACTATGATATTAAG ATGTTAACCTTTTTAATGTTGGTGAGGTTGTCCACCCTTTGTCCGAGTGCGGTGCTGCAGAGACTGGATAGGCTTGTTGAACCTTTACGTGCTACATGTACAACTAAG gtaaaggcaaactcaGTGAAACAGGAGTTTGAGAAGCAAGATGAACTGAAACGATCTGCTATGAGGGCAGTAGCAGCGCTTCTAACCATTCCAGAAGCAGAGAAGAGTCCATTAATGAGTGAATTTCAGTCCCAGATAAGCTCTAACCCTGAGCTGGCAGCCATCTTTGAAAGTATCCAGAAAGATTCATCATCCACTAACTTGGAATCAATGGACACTAGTTAG